The Candidatus Bathyarchaeota archaeon genome has a segment encoding these proteins:
- a CDS encoding adenosylcobinamide amidohydrolase codes for MEQFDLANKKATLTINGNVLGVSSPQGLVTVSSAIFNGGFKRVQAVLNVSVPDDYSDVVLHDDPFKLIRDSAKRIGITQDYTAMVTAAKIENYAFRTKSSNGFSVYVAATAGCSHGESSGETIKIQEITGTINIIVLIDGKPSPSCMAAALITATEAKTASVRDLDIRSRYTGDAATGSITDSLIIASTDEGSEISYGGPASELGQLIGSCVRSAVNEAIIKQDGWDAKRSVLERLKERHLPVEKLVFELSKVEGLKVTVEGLKKVLGDNPVYASALMAAAKFDDDLQKGLVPREFGEVSVLAKKVASCVVAGGAMASDYEVVDLPPFLKQTLIAILKSIN; via the coding sequence TTGGAGCAGTTTGACCTCGCAAACAAAAAAGCCACCCTAACAATTAACGGAAACGTTCTTGGAGTATCATCACCACAAGGCTTAGTTACAGTTAGTTCAGCAATTTTTAACGGTGGCTTCAAACGGGTGCAAGCTGTACTTAACGTGTCTGTCCCAGACGATTACAGCGACGTAGTGCTCCATGACGACCCATTCAAGCTAATTCGTGATTCAGCAAAAAGAATCGGCATAACCCAAGACTACACCGCCATGGTAACCGCGGCGAAAATCGAAAACTATGCCTTCCGAACCAAAAGCTCCAACGGTTTCTCAGTGTATGTTGCCGCAACCGCAGGCTGCTCACATGGCGAATCCTCAGGCGAAACAATCAAAATCCAAGAAATAACAGGAACCATAAACATCATCGTCTTAATCGATGGCAAACCTTCACCGAGTTGTATGGCAGCTGCCCTAATCACGGCAACAGAAGCCAAAACCGCATCCGTACGAGATTTAGACATCCGAAGCCGCTACACTGGCGATGCAGCAACAGGCTCCATAACCGACAGCCTCATCATCGCATCCACAGATGAGGGATCAGAAATCAGTTATGGTGGACCAGCCTCAGAACTTGGTCAACTCATTGGGTCTTGTGTGCGAAGTGCGGTTAATGAAGCAATTATCAAGCAGGATGGGTGGGATGCAAAGCGGTCGGTTCTTGAGCGGCTTAAGGAGAGACATCTTCCAGTGGAGAAGCTGGTTTTTGAGTTGTCCAAGGTTGAGGGCTTAAAAGTTACGGTCGAGGGTCTCAAGAAGGTTTTAGGGGATAACCCTGTTTATGCTTCGGCTTTGATGGCTGCTGCAAAGTTTGATGATGATTTGCAGAAGGGTTTGGTGCCCCGTGAGTTCGGTGAAGTATCGGTTCTAGCTAAAAAGGTTGCCTCTTGCGTTGTAGCAGGAGGAGCTATGGCTTCTGATTATGAAGTGGTGGATTTGCCGCCGTTTCTTAAGCAGACTTTAATTGCTATATTGAAATCAATTAATTAA
- a CDS encoding universal stress protein, with the protein MYKKILVPLDGSAHATRALQEAIKVAKMTQGTITLLNVTPTGSSVISTTKQKFYEILQNEGKNALAAGKKLAASAGLEVEVMLVEGDAIGQITKTAKNGNYDLIVMGARGIGTLSELVLGSVSHGVIKNAHCPVLVTR; encoded by the coding sequence GTGTATAAGAAAATTTTAGTTCCACTAGACGGTTCAGCACATGCAACACGTGCACTACAAGAAGCAATCAAAGTTGCAAAAATGACGCAAGGAACAATCACACTGTTAAATGTAACTCCTACAGGTTCATCTGTCATTAGCACTACAAAGCAGAAGTTTTATGAAATCCTTCAAAACGAGGGCAAAAACGCTTTGGCAGCAGGGAAAAAACTGGCTGCGTCTGCAGGTTTGGAGGTTGAGGTTATGCTGGTTGAGGGTGATGCCATAGGACAAATAACAAAAACTGCAAAAAATGGCAATTATGATTTAATCGTTATGGGCGCAAGAGGTATTGGTACCTTAAGCGAGCTGGTTTTGGGCAGCGTAAGCCATGGCGTTATCAAAAATGCTCACTGCCCCGTTCTGGTCACACGTTAA
- a CDS encoding helix-turn-helix transcriptional regulator, with the protein MPETAIDDLISDFSRFYILTILYEEPTHGYRIISQFKKRVKKEVSPSLVYPFLQQLEDKGLVTHTVKHIGEKERKIFELTNEGRELCVNLFKRFAQLVSIAIEPSLSICAHCGCKVYEGSYREVIDGKEMAFCCVHCARTYKENKIRK; encoded by the coding sequence ATGCCAGAAACAGCCATAGACGATTTAATCAGCGACTTCAGCCGCTTCTACATACTAACCATACTATACGAAGAACCAACCCACGGCTACCGCATAATCAGCCAATTCAAGAAAAGAGTCAAAAAAGAAGTCAGCCCAAGCCTAGTGTACCCCTTTCTGCAACAGCTAGAAGACAAAGGCTTAGTCACACACACCGTAAAGCATATTGGAGAAAAAGAGCGCAAAATTTTTGAACTTACAAATGAGGGTAGAGAGCTCTGTGTTAACCTGTTTAAACGCTTTGCCCAGCTTGTTTCCATCGCTATAGAACCCAGCCTTAGTATCTGTGCTCATTGTGGATGCAAAGTGTATGAGGGCAGTTACCGAGAAGTTATTGATGGTAAAGAAATGGCGTTTTGCTGTGTGCACTGCGCCCGCACATACAAAGAAAACAAAATACGCAAATAA
- a CDS encoding 4Fe-4S binding protein produces METKKKTVIVDYSKCQPCKMQICIGVCPEGVIEEGEDKKPQITDDASCTSCGVCVDLCPTHAITLKPKEEKTK; encoded by the coding sequence ATGGAAACCAAGAAAAAAACCGTCATTGTCGATTACTCCAAATGCCAACCTTGCAAAATGCAAATCTGCATCGGCGTTTGCCCTGAAGGCGTCATAGAAGAGGGCGAAGATAAAAAACCTCAAATCACCGATGATGCCTCATGCACCAGCTGCGGTGTCTGCGTTGACTTATGTCCAACTCATGCAATAACGCTAAAGCCTAAAGAGGAAAAAACCAAGTAA
- a CDS encoding UPF0147 family protein yields MVRKKKSEEYEAKIKQALCVLGEVSEDSTTPRNIRRAAKDAMDALQSGEYTAAVRASNAVSLLEDISQDPNMPQYTRVKLWNVISYIEAIKD; encoded by the coding sequence ATGGTGCGTAAGAAAAAATCTGAAGAGTACGAAGCAAAAATTAAACAAGCACTATGCGTCCTTGGGGAAGTTTCAGAGGACAGCACAACACCTCGAAACATTAGGCGTGCCGCCAAAGACGCGATGGATGCGCTTCAAAGCGGTGAATATACAGCTGCTGTTAGGGCTTCTAATGCGGTTTCTCTTCTTGAGGATATCTCGCAGGACCCAAACATGCCACAATACACACGTGTTAAACTCTGGAACGTCATAAGCTACATCGAAGCCATAAAAGACTAG
- a CDS encoding NAD(P)/FAD-dependent oxidoreductase: MKYDVIIVGAGPAGIFSALELTEKTNLNVLVLDRGADIDKRKCPSSRGFECMHCEPCNVLSGWGGAGAYSDGKLTLSTEVGGWLNQYVSTKELSDLVKYCDEIYIKFGASEQVYGGENEQVDEIERQASLAGLKLIKQEVRHMGTDKCLETLMRMRKALNSKITFQPKTEVKGLIAEDHVISGVETVSGEKIYAKYVIIAPGRGGAEWLQTEAQIRGLKTVNNPVDIGVRVELLASVMEKLTKVLYEPKLVYYSRAFDDQVRTFCVSPYGEVTTESYDGVMTVNGGSHAETKTANTNFAILVSTHFTEPFKEPIAYGKYIARLSNLLSGGVMVQRLGDLSHGRRSTPERISHSVVTPTLKNATPGDLSFVLPYRYLADIREMLEALDKIAPGVASPETLLYGVEVKFYSSHLQLSNCLETKIRNLFTIGDGAGVTRGLIQASISGVIVAREIIKRTNMKA; the protein is encoded by the coding sequence TTGAAATATGATGTAATAATTGTGGGTGCAGGTCCCGCCGGCATATTCTCAGCACTAGAACTAACCGAAAAAACAAACCTTAACGTTTTAGTCCTCGACAGAGGCGCAGACATAGACAAACGCAAATGTCCCTCAAGTAGAGGCTTTGAATGCATGCACTGCGAACCATGCAACGTGCTCTCCGGTTGGGGTGGAGCTGGCGCCTACAGTGACGGAAAACTCACCCTATCCACAGAGGTTGGAGGCTGGCTAAACCAGTACGTTTCAACCAAAGAACTATCTGACCTTGTAAAGTACTGTGACGAAATTTACATTAAATTCGGCGCAAGCGAACAGGTGTATGGCGGCGAAAACGAACAAGTTGACGAAATCGAACGCCAAGCATCTTTGGCAGGGCTTAAACTGATAAAGCAGGAAGTCCGCCACATGGGCACCGACAAATGCTTAGAAACCCTCATGCGCATGCGCAAAGCCTTAAACAGCAAAATCACCTTCCAACCCAAAACCGAAGTTAAAGGCTTAATCGCTGAAGACCACGTTATCTCAGGCGTCGAAACGGTCAGCGGCGAAAAAATCTATGCCAAATATGTTATCATTGCCCCTGGCAGAGGCGGTGCAGAATGGCTGCAAACTGAAGCTCAAATCCGCGGCTTAAAAACCGTCAACAACCCCGTAGACATCGGTGTGCGTGTTGAGCTTTTAGCCTCGGTCATGGAGAAACTCACCAAGGTTCTCTATGAGCCTAAACTGGTCTATTATTCAAGAGCTTTTGATGACCAAGTGCGTACGTTTTGTGTTTCACCCTACGGTGAAGTCACCACCGAATCCTACGATGGCGTCATGACTGTTAATGGTGGAAGCCACGCAGAAACCAAAACCGCAAACACCAACTTCGCCATTCTCGTAAGCACACACTTCACTGAACCCTTCAAAGAACCAATCGCGTACGGCAAATACATCGCCCGCTTATCCAACCTGCTAAGCGGTGGCGTTATGGTTCAACGCCTCGGCGACTTAAGCCATGGAAGACGCTCAACCCCTGAACGCATCTCACACAGCGTAGTCACTCCAACACTCAAAAACGCCACCCCCGGCGACTTAAGCTTCGTCTTACCCTACCGTTACTTAGCTGACATCCGCGAAATGCTCGAAGCCCTCGACAAAATCGCTCCAGGTGTTGCTTCACCCGAAACCCTGCTCTATGGCGTCGAAGTCAAATTCTACTCGTCACATCTGCAACTAAGCAACTGCCTAGAAACAAAAATACGCAACCTCTTCACCATCGGCGATGGCGCAGGCGTAACCCGCGGTTTAATCCAGGCATCCATCTCAGGCGTTATTGTGGCAAGAGAAATAATTAAACGGACAAACATGAAGGCGTAA